A genomic region of Dactylococcopsis salina PCC 8305 contains the following coding sequences:
- a CDS encoding retroviral-like aspartic protease family protein encodes MGKVLTTVTITNRADQIRAEEGLIPEKEIRTVTLNKILVDTGATTLCLPSELIAQLGLKLLKEVDVSTASGLRKARIFRDAVLSLYDREGTFECLELPGGTEPLLGVIPLEALGLELDLQKQQVRVLPMGPSQTYLTIL; translated from the coding sequence ATGGGTAAAGTTTTAACCACAGTGACGATTACTAATCGTGCGGATCAAATTCGGGCTGAGGAGGGCCTAATCCCAGAAAAGGAAATTCGCACCGTTACCTTGAATAAAATTTTAGTAGATACTGGCGCAACAACGTTGTGTCTTCCTTCAGAATTAATTGCCCAATTAGGATTAAAGTTATTAAAAGAGGTGGATGTCAGTACCGCATCAGGATTAAGAAAAGCCAGAATTTTTCGGGATGCTGTTCTTTCCTTATACGATCGAGAAGGGACGTTTGAATGCTTAGAATTACCTGGGGGAACTGAACCTTTATTAGGAGTCATTCCTTTAGAAGCATTAGGGTTAGAACTAGATTTACAGAAACAACAGGTGCGAGTTTTACCAATGGGTCCCAGTCAAACTTATCTCACAATTTTGTAA
- a CDS encoding pentapeptide repeat-containing protein has product MSFHTTTTAGFLIIMLSPATAIAENLNDLNQLFTTKACEECNLVNAGLVRADLAGAQLQRANLTNANLSRADLTGADLRGANLSGASLHGADLRGANLSGANLVATDLRNAYLTNAQLQATSLESAYIQGAIGVPTEASSAEQFYRLAVAEAQEGNYERAIEYCNYAIEANSEYAPAYLGRGVARFRLGNEIAATQDAQVAAELFELQNNPTGVQASQQFLKAMEIARQPRENNGGGGGLNRVLTSVGSLLMRFLF; this is encoded by the coding sequence ATGTCTTTTCACACTACTACCACTGCTGGTTTCCTAATTATAATGCTGTCTCCTGCTACAGCGATCGCAGAAAACTTAAATGATCTCAATCAACTTTTTACCACAAAAGCCTGTGAGGAGTGTAACTTAGTTAATGCTGGTTTAGTGAGAGCAGATTTAGCTGGGGCGCAATTACAAAGAGCGAATTTAACTAATGCTAATCTCAGTCGTGCTGATCTGACAGGGGCGGATTTAAGGGGGGCAAATTTAAGCGGGGCTTCCCTTCATGGGGCGGATTTAAGGGGGGCAAATTTAAGCGGGGCAAATTTGGTGGCAACGGATTTGAGAAACGCTTATTTAACTAATGCTCAACTACAAGCTACCAGTTTAGAAAGTGCTTACATTCAAGGAGCGATCGGTGTTCCCACTGAAGCCAGTTCTGCAGAACAATTTTACCGTCTAGCGGTTGCCGAAGCGCAGGAAGGAAACTACGAAAGGGCGATCGAATACTGTAATTATGCGATCGAGGCAAATAGCGAATATGCACCCGCTTATTTAGGGAGAGGAGTCGCTCGTTTTCGCTTGGGAAATGAAATCGCCGCCACTCAAGATGCACAAGTCGCAGCAGAACTTTTTGAGTTACAGAACAATCCCACAGGCGTGCAAGCGTCACAACAATTTTTAAAGGCGATGGAAATTGCTCGTCAACCGCGAGAAAATAATGGCGGTGGCGGTGGTTTAAATCGGGTGTTAACCAGTGTTGGTTCTTTGTTGATGCGCTTTTTGTTTTAA
- a CDS encoding DJ-1/PfpI family protein: MSLSAQVVADRNVTAYPGCKDDLVNAGGHFKSEAVVVDRNLVTATHYRDNAAWIKATLNQYEALNLKD, encoded by the coding sequence GTGTCACTCTCAGCGCAAGTGGTCGCCGATCGCAATGTCACAGCTTATCCAGGATGTAAGGATGATTTGGTTAATGCGGGAGGTCACTTTAAATCGGAAGCAGTGGTGGTCGATCGAAATCTTGTCACTGCGACTCATTACCGCGATAATGCCGCTTGGATCAAAGCAACCTTAAATCAATATGAAGCTCTAAATTTAAAGGATTAA
- a CDS encoding methyltransferase domain-containing protein yields MNTTPEFWESRYQLGTDRWDMGKAAPGLVNLLASEDAPSPGKTLVIGCGRGYDALLFAQAGHEVIGVDFAPSAIEAARDFSKKANLPVSFLQEDIFNLPQNYTDHFDYVVEHTCFCALPPEKRIPYINLVHSLLKPSGELFAIFFTHQRSGGPPYGIQPPEIRDLFTPQFEIVQLTPIENSVPSRQGEEHFGRLRPLKQKAHQQRTNTG; encoded by the coding sequence ATGAATACAACTCCTGAGTTTTGGGAATCTCGCTATCAATTAGGCACCGATCGCTGGGACATGGGAAAAGCTGCCCCTGGACTGGTAAATTTATTAGCATCAGAGGACGCTCCCTCCCCTGGGAAAACCCTCGTCATTGGCTGTGGAAGGGGCTATGATGCCCTTTTATTTGCCCAAGCTGGACATGAAGTCATCGGCGTTGATTTCGCCCCTAGCGCGATCGAAGCTGCCAGAGATTTCAGCAAAAAAGCCAACCTTCCCGTGTCGTTTCTCCAAGAAGACATTTTTAACCTTCCCCAAAACTATACCGACCATTTCGACTATGTAGTCGAACACACCTGTTTTTGCGCCCTTCCCCCAGAAAAACGCATCCCCTACATTAATCTTGTTCATTCCCTACTCAAACCCAGCGGCGAACTTTTCGCCATCTTCTTTACCCATCAACGTTCCGGTGGGCCGCCATACGGGATTCAACCCCCAGAAATCAGAGACTTATTCACCCCTCAATTTGAAATTGTTCAGTTAACCCCGATCGAAAACTCTGTTCCCTCCCGACAAGGAGAAGAACATTTTGGCAGATTACGCCCCTTAAAACAAAAAGCGCATCAACAAAGAACCAACACTGGTTAA
- the pgsA gene encoding CDP-diacylglycerol--glycerol-3-phosphate 3-phosphatidyltransferase: protein MVNLPTQITLSRLLGIPFIFYFLSQSSPTSQGIGLGIFLLVAATDWLDGYLARKLDQVTDLGKFLDPLVDKLLIFAPLLVLVEWGTIPAWGVFLILGREIAIAGWRVNPNLAGEKLPSANQLGKVKTVLQIVAIAVLIAPIDNNNWLIFSQILFWLAVFLTLVSGLIYVIPSMSKKTQK, encoded by the coding sequence ATGGTCAATCTTCCCACCCAAATCACTCTCTCCCGACTGTTAGGGATTCCGTTTATTTTCTATTTTCTGTCTCAGTCTTCTCCCACCTCTCAGGGAATTGGTTTGGGAATTTTTCTGTTAGTAGCGGCGACGGATTGGCTAGATGGTTATTTGGCTCGTAAACTGGATCAGGTAACGGATTTAGGAAAATTTCTCGATCCCCTTGTGGATAAGCTCTTGATTTTTGCACCACTTTTGGTATTAGTTGAATGGGGGACAATTCCAGCTTGGGGCGTTTTCTTGATTTTAGGGCGGGAAATCGCGATCGCGGGCTGGCGAGTTAATCCTAATTTAGCAGGGGAAAAATTGCCGAGTGCGAATCAGTTAGGAAAAGTAAAAACGGTGCTTCAAATTGTTGCGATCGCGGTTTTAATTGCGCCAATTGATAACAATAATTGGTTAATTTTTTCGCAGATTTTATTTTGGCTTGCTGTTTTTCTAACCTTAGTTTCTGGTTTAATTTATGTCATTCCTTCAATGAGCAAGAAAACTCAAAAGTAA
- the gyrA gene encoding DNA gyrase subunit A: MTPSQERIIPTELRNEMSQCYLEYAMSVIVGRALPDARDGLKPVHRRILYAMYELGLTADRPFRKCARVVGEVLGKYHPHGDTAVYDALVRMAQLFSMRDPLINGHGNFGSIDNDPPAAMRYTECRLQALSTDALLQDIESDTVDFIDNFDGSQQEPMVLPSRIPQLLLNGSSGIAVGMATNIPPHNLGELVDGAIALIQNPDLTTAELMQYIPGPDFPTGGQILGRSGIKAAYEEGRGSITMRGVAEIETLSQPGRQDKEAIIVTELPYQSNKAAIIEKIAELVNDKKLEGISDIRDESDRTGMRIVIELRKDAYPRVVLNNLYKQTPLQMNFGANMLALVNGEPQHLNLKKFLEVFVEFRVETITRRTTYLLRKAQERDHILQGLLIALQDIEAVIRIIRSAADTPTAKANLTEHFGLSEAQTDAILQMQLRRLTALEAEKIQAEHEDLLAKITDYQDILARRERIEEIIQTELTQIKEKYATPRRTIIESAEGEIVDLDLIANEQAIILLTEQGYIKRMPVDTFGSQNRATRGKSAAKMKEDDGVEHFISCCDHDHLLFFSDRGVVYALNAYQIPIGSRTSRGTPLLQMLPISQAEKITTVLSVREFTEEDYLIMLTKQGNIKKTSLSAFSNIRSNGLIAISLAEEDQLRWVRLAKESDSIIIGSRLGMAIHFRASHEQLRPLGRATRGVKAMKLKPNDELISMDILPAQVIAEMKEEATEEDASIEEPTQEETLWILAITKGGYGKRVPITQFRLQKRAGKGLSAMKFRKQDCLAALKVVHADEELMLVTNRGIIIRQGTDAIPRQSRQATGVRVQRLDQDDAIAAVALVPPAEEEETGEDE, from the coding sequence ATGACCCCTTCCCAAGAGCGGATTATCCCGACCGAACTGCGAAACGAAATGTCTCAATGTTATCTTGAGTACGCGATGAGCGTCATTGTGGGTCGGGCGTTACCAGATGCACGAGATGGTTTGAAACCCGTTCATCGACGCATTTTATATGCGATGTATGAGTTGGGACTCACCGCCGATCGTCCTTTTCGGAAATGCGCTCGTGTGGTGGGGGAAGTGTTAGGGAAATATCACCCCCATGGCGATACGGCGGTTTATGATGCTTTGGTGCGGATGGCGCAACTCTTCTCAATGCGCGATCCTTTGATTAATGGTCATGGGAATTTTGGCTCGATCGATAACGATCCCCCGGCGGCAATGCGTTACACAGAATGCCGCTTACAAGCTCTTTCCACTGATGCCCTACTACAGGATATCGAATCCGATACTGTTGATTTTATCGACAACTTTGATGGGTCGCAACAAGAACCGATGGTTCTTCCCTCCCGTATCCCACAACTGCTATTAAATGGGTCTTCTGGGATTGCGGTGGGAATGGCGACGAATATTCCCCCGCATAATTTAGGAGAATTAGTGGATGGCGCGATCGCGCTCATTCAAAATCCTGATCTGACCACAGCAGAATTAATGCAATATATCCCTGGCCCTGACTTTCCTACGGGAGGACAAATTTTAGGACGCAGTGGGATTAAAGCGGCTTACGAGGAAGGACGAGGATCAATTACCATGCGTGGGGTTGCGGAAATTGAAACCCTCTCCCAACCTGGAAGACAGGATAAAGAAGCGATTATTGTCACGGAACTTCCCTATCAAAGTAATAAAGCCGCCATCATCGAGAAAATTGCGGAACTGGTCAACGACAAAAAACTGGAGGGGATTTCTGATATTCGGGATGAGAGCGATCGAACGGGGATGCGAATCGTGATCGAACTGCGAAAAGATGCTTATCCTCGCGTAGTTCTTAATAATCTTTATAAACAAACGCCCTTACAAATGAATTTTGGGGCGAATATGTTGGCGTTAGTCAACGGAGAACCGCAACACCTCAACTTAAAGAAATTTCTGGAAGTCTTCGTTGAATTTCGCGTCGAAACCATTACCCGTCGCACCACTTACCTATTAAGAAAAGCACAAGAACGGGATCATATCCTACAGGGATTATTAATCGCCCTCCAAGATATTGAAGCAGTTATTCGCATCATTAGAAGCGCAGCGGATACCCCAACCGCAAAAGCCAACCTCACAGAACATTTCGGACTGTCAGAAGCGCAAACCGATGCAATTTTGCAAATGCAGTTACGGCGGTTGACCGCATTAGAAGCGGAAAAAATCCAAGCTGAACACGAAGACTTACTGGCGAAAATTACTGATTACCAAGACATTCTAGCCCGACGGGAACGCATTGAAGAGATTATTCAAACGGAATTAACCCAGATTAAAGAAAAATATGCCACTCCTCGCCGTACCATCATTGAAAGCGCAGAAGGAGAAATTGTTGATCTAGATTTGATTGCCAATGAACAAGCGATTATTCTCCTCACCGAACAAGGGTATATTAAACGGATGCCAGTGGATACCTTTGGCTCACAGAATCGGGCGACACGAGGAAAATCGGCGGCGAAAATGAAAGAAGATGATGGCGTAGAGCATTTTATTAGTTGCTGTGACCATGACCATCTCTTATTTTTCAGCGATCGAGGCGTAGTTTATGCCCTCAATGCTTACCAAATCCCGATCGGGTCTCGGACTTCCAGAGGAACGCCACTATTGCAGATGTTACCCATTTCTCAAGCAGAAAAGATCACCACAGTGTTATCAGTGCGAGAGTTTACCGAAGAAGACTATTTAATTATGCTGACGAAACAGGGGAACATCAAGAAAACCTCTCTGTCTGCGTTTAGTAATATTCGTAGTAACGGGTTAATTGCGATTTCCCTTGCTGAGGAAGACCAATTGCGTTGGGTGCGGTTGGCAAAAGAAAGCGATAGTATTATTATTGGTTCTCGACTGGGAATGGCGATTCATTTCCGCGCTAGTCACGAGCAATTACGCCCTCTCGGACGGGCAACCCGAGGCGTAAAAGCAATGAAGCTGAAACCCAATGATGAGTTAATCAGCATGGATATTCTTCCCGCGCAAGTGATCGCAGAGATGAAGGAAGAAGCCACCGAAGAAGACGCATCGATCGAAGAACCGACACAGGAAGAAACCCTCTGGATTTTAGCGATTACCAAAGGCGGTTACGGAAAACGAGTTCCTATCACTCAATTTCGCCTACAAAAACGGGCTGGTAAAGGCTTAAGTGCGATGAAATTCCGCAAACAGGACTGTTTAGCTGCTTTGAAAGTGGTTCACGCAGACGAGGAATTAATGTTAGTCACGAATCGAGGGATTATCATTCGTCAGGGAACAGATGCGATTCCCAGACAGTCTCGACAAGCAACTGGGGTGAGAGTACAACGGTTAGATCAAGACGATGCGATCGCGGCGGTAGCCTTAGTTCCCCCAGCAGAAGAAGAGGAAACTGGAGAAGACGAATAA
- a CDS encoding DUF2854 domain-containing protein has protein sequence MLGKISLGKWGMIIGGTLAVVGFIAYGAGNATLNLAGFFYGIPVFLGGLALKAAELKPTPYTKETPPEVVKLREEKSTPTQNQIRNDVTRYRYGEQVHLQESLERLGLSPTDEERPILSGLREELIDGSYGLVLEFESSLVSWENWQERQEKIERFFGPNIRAHLTQPEPDWVELALVATPEVSSEDKE, from the coding sequence ATGCTTGGTAAAATCTCTTTAGGAAAATGGGGAATGATTATTGGGGGAACGCTCGCTGTCGTTGGTTTTATTGCTTATGGCGCGGGAAATGCCACCCTTAATTTAGCAGGATTCTTTTACGGAATTCCAGTTTTTTTAGGCGGATTAGCCTTAAAAGCTGCGGAATTGAAACCCACTCCCTACACAAAAGAAACGCCTCCTGAAGTCGTAAAATTAAGGGAAGAAAAATCCACTCCCACTCAAAATCAAATTCGCAATGATGTAACTCGTTACCGCTACGGAGAACAAGTTCATTTACAAGAGTCTTTAGAACGATTAGGATTAAGTCCAACTGATGAAGAACGACCGATTTTAAGTGGATTGCGAGAAGAACTTATTGATGGCTCTTATGGCTTAGTTTTAGAGTTTGAATCCTCGCTTGTGTCTTGGGAAAATTGGCAAGAAAGACAAGAAAAAATTGAGCGGTTTTTTGGTCCGAATATTCGCGCTCATCTGACGCAACCAGAACCCGATTGGGTAGAATTAGCTCTAGTTGCAACTCCTGAAGTTTCCAGTGAGGACAAGGAATGA
- a CDS encoding type II toxin-antitoxin system RelE family toxin, with amino-acid sequence MNSAVLPSFWRSYRQLSSEIRQSARKAYRLWAENPFHPSLRFKCINSQEGIWSVRITKKYRALGVLEEDTVTWFWIGSHDDYERYFG; translated from the coding sequence ATGAACTCCGCAGTTCTTCCTTCTTTTTGGAGAAGTTATCGCCAACTTAGTAGTGAAATTAGACAAAGCGCGAGAAAAGCATATCGTTTATGGGCAGAAAATCCTTTTCATCCGTCTCTACGTTTTAAGTGTATTAATAGCCAAGAGGGGATTTGGTCAGTCAGGATAACAAAAAAATACCGTGCTTTAGGAGTTTTAGAAGAAGATACCGTAACTTGGTTTTGGATTGGAAGCCATGACGATTATGAACGGTACTTTGGATAA
- a CDS encoding DJ-1/PfpI family protein — protein sequence MKRAVIIVDNGFEDTEFAYPFYRLQEAEFTVDVATKGKVDVKGKHGVAANATVDADEIKETDYDLAGGLRILRLQF from the coding sequence ATGAAACGGGCTGTGATTATTGTGGATAATGGGTTTGAGGATACAGAGTTCGCTTATCCCTTTTATCGTTTGCAAGAAGCTGAGTTTACAGTTGATGTGGCAACAAAAGGGAAAGTGGATGTGAAAGGGAAGCATGGGGTGGCGGCGAATGCTACCGTTGACGCAGATGAGATTAAAGAAACCGATTATGATTTAGCAGGAGGGCTGAGAATCCTACGACTACAATTTTAA
- a CDS encoding response regulator: protein MSKQATQQKTLRVLIADDHELTRYTLELILSNRQAFTLVGVARNGKEALEMAKENAPDVLVMDLQMPVMDGLSASTQIKQTHPKAQIIAYSSLEDPKMEATMENAPIDAFCSKETPTEDLIHLIQQLGDNH from the coding sequence TTGAGTAAACAAGCCACACAACAAAAAACCTTGCGAGTTCTAATTGCTGACGATCATGAGTTAACCCGCTATACTCTAGAACTCATCTTATCGAATCGACAAGCCTTTACCCTAGTGGGAGTCGCTAGAAACGGGAAAGAGGCTTTGGAAATGGCAAAAGAAAACGCTCCCGATGTGTTGGTAATGGATTTACAAATGCCTGTCATGGATGGACTCAGTGCTTCCACTCAAATTAAACAAACTCACCCCAAAGCACAAATTATCGCTTATTCTTCCCTAGAAGACCCGAAAATGGAAGCGACAATGGAAAACGCCCCGATTGATGCGTTTTGTAGTAAAGAAACCCCAACTGAAGATTTAATTCATCTCATTCAACAATTGGGAGACAATCATTAA
- a CDS encoding chromophore lyase CpcT/CpeT yields the protein MSTDLGLKLAQWLAGEFENKEQAMSEPAWFVSLKLWHRPLPFLIDGNYALFAEQAPALKLDRPYRQRVFVITATDPIAIQYYAFKQPQLWQGSGRNPQQLDSLRLDDLEKLPDCVLQVTDTEKEFSAKPLPNAVCQFYAQGRLCEVKLGFTVTAEEFFSDDKGIDPETKKPIWGALMSPYRFQKIQSFTVSEA from the coding sequence ATGTCAACGGATTTGGGGTTAAAACTTGCTCAATGGTTGGCAGGAGAATTTGAGAACAAAGAGCAAGCCATGTCCGAACCTGCATGGTTTGTTAGTCTTAAATTATGGCATCGTCCGCTCCCGTTTCTGATTGATGGCAATTATGCGCTATTTGCAGAACAAGCACCCGCTTTAAAGCTCGATCGACCTTATCGTCAACGAGTATTTGTTATCACCGCCACCGATCCGATCGCGATCCAATATTACGCTTTTAAGCAACCGCAACTATGGCAAGGATCAGGAAGGAATCCTCAACAATTAGACTCTCTTCGTCTGGATGATTTGGAGAAGTTGCCAGATTGTGTTTTGCAAGTCACCGACACCGAAAAGGAGTTTTCTGCAAAACCTTTGCCTAACGCGGTGTGTCAGTTTTACGCCCAAGGTCGCCTTTGTGAGGTGAAATTAGGGTTTACCGTCACCGCAGAAGAATTTTTCAGTGATGACAAAGGCATTGATCCAGAAACGAAAAAACCGATTTGGGGGGCTTTAATGTCTCCCTATCGGTTTCAGAAAATTCAATCTTTCACGGTTTCCGAAGCCTGA
- a CDS encoding type II toxin-antitoxin system HicB family antitoxin, with the protein MNRQQQYTVILEKGASSYGAYVPDLLGCVAVGETKEEVIALIQEAIELHLEDLVETGQNLPEPCSSSEVVIVKAR; encoded by the coding sequence GTGAACAGACAGCAACAATATACAGTTATTCTTGAAAAAGGAGCATCTAGTTATGGTGCTTATGTCCCAGATTTACTAGGATGTGTTGCGGTTGGTGAGACAAAAGAGGAGGTGATCGCGCTAATTCAAGAAGCCATTGAGTTACATCTTGAAGATTTAGTTGAAACAGGTCAAAACCTTCCCGAACCTTGTTCAAGTAGTGAAGTTGTTATTGTTAAAGCTAGGTAA
- the galE gene encoding UDP-glucose 4-epimerase GalE, translating into MSSSNNQTILVTGGAGYIGSHAVLALKERGYDVVILDNLVYGHRDVVEKSLKVELVVGDTCDRALLDQIFNNREITAVMHFAAYAYVGESVENPAKYYHNNVVGTLTLLEAMQTLNLDKFVFSSTCATYGVPETVPIPENHPQNPINPYGASKLMVERILQDFDRAYDFKSVIFRYFNAAGADPQARTGEDHNPETHLIPLILLTALGKRNAIKIFGTDYPTRDGTCIRDYIHVTDLAQAHVLGLEYLLNDGNSEVFNLGNGNGFTVREMIATAKAVTEKEFTVEEADRRSGDPPMLVGSSEKARQILGWQPQYADLNNIIRHAWQWHQNRHF; encoded by the coding sequence ATGTCATCTTCTAACAATCAAACCATTCTTGTTACTGGTGGTGCGGGTTATATTGGTTCTCATGCAGTGCTGGCTCTCAAGGAAAGAGGTTACGATGTGGTGATTCTTGATAATTTGGTTTATGGGCATCGGGATGTAGTAGAAAAAAGTTTAAAGGTGGAATTAGTTGTCGGGGATACTTGCGATCGCGCGCTCCTTGACCAAATCTTCAACAACCGAGAAATCACCGCCGTGATGCACTTTGCCGCTTATGCCTATGTGGGAGAATCTGTCGAAAATCCAGCGAAATATTATCACAATAATGTTGTGGGAACACTGACGCTTTTAGAAGCAATGCAAACCTTGAACCTTGATAAGTTTGTATTTTCCTCTACTTGCGCGACTTATGGGGTTCCCGAAACTGTTCCCATTCCAGAAAACCATCCTCAAAACCCAATTAATCCCTATGGTGCGAGTAAATTAATGGTGGAGCGCATTCTCCAAGATTTCGATCGAGCTTATGATTTCAAATCAGTAATTTTTCGTTATTTTAATGCAGCTGGTGCTGATCCGCAAGCGCGCACAGGCGAAGATCATAATCCAGAAACCCATCTCATCCCTCTGATTTTACTAACCGCTTTAGGAAAACGAAATGCGATCAAAATTTTTGGCACTGATTATCCGACAAGAGATGGCACTTGTATTCGAGATTATATTCATGTCACTGACTTGGCGCAAGCTCATGTTTTGGGATTAGAATACTTACTGAATGACGGGAACAGTGAAGTCTTTAATTTAGGCAATGGTAATGGTTTTACCGTGCGAGAAATGATTGCTACGGCAAAAGCTGTCACTGAAAAAGAGTTTACCGTAGAAGAAGCCGATCGTCGCTCTGGTGATCCCCCGATGTTAGTGGGAAGCAGTGAAAAAGCGCGTCAGATTTTAGGTTGGCAGCCACAATATGCGGATTTAAATAACATTATTCGTCATGCGTGGCAATGGCATCAAAACCGACATTTTTAA
- the plsY gene encoding glycerol-3-phosphate 1-O-acyltransferase PlsY, which produces MSYDLLLINGALLMTAYLLGSIPTGFLAGYWLQKIDIREYGSGSTGATNVLRVLGAKAAVAVLLIDLLKGAIAVGIVKLGVVQLPNVALSEDWTAWLVVLTALAAVFGHSKSVWLGFSGGKSVATSLGTLLVMTPPVALAGVAVFGMTLAASRMVSLSSLMSAIGINVFMITLNEPLPYIIFAVCAAFYVFWRHRTNIDRILAGTEPKIGQKVSS; this is translated from the coding sequence ATGAGTTATGATTTACTTTTAATTAATGGCGCGTTACTGATGACTGCTTATTTACTCGGATCAATTCCCACTGGTTTTTTAGCGGGTTATTGGTTACAAAAAATTGATATTCGAGAATATGGATCAGGATCAACGGGTGCGACAAATGTTTTACGGGTGTTGGGCGCAAAAGCGGCTGTAGCTGTTTTGTTGATTGATTTACTCAAGGGCGCGATCGCGGTGGGAATTGTTAAACTGGGTGTGGTACAGTTGCCAAATGTTGCCCTTAGCGAAGACTGGACGGCTTGGCTAGTGGTTTTAACTGCATTGGCTGCAGTGTTTGGTCATAGTAAGTCGGTTTGGTTAGGCTTTAGTGGCGGTAAGTCGGTGGCGACGAGTTTGGGGACGTTATTAGTGATGACTCCTCCTGTAGCTTTGGCGGGAGTTGCGGTTTTTGGGATGACTCTGGCTGCATCACGAATGGTGTCTTTGAGTTCGTTAATGAGCGCGATCGGGATCAATGTATTTATGATCACGTTGAATGAACCGCTTCCTTACATTATTTTTGCGGTGTGTGCCGCGTTTTATGTGTTCTGGCGACATCGCACCAACATCGATCGCATTTTAGCGGGAACTGAACCTAAAATTGGACAAAAAGTTTCTAGTTAA
- a CDS encoding thiol-disulfide oxidoreductase DCC family protein, whose product MKYHVIYDGNCNLCVSLVQQMEKLDQGKQFDYIPMQDQVTLNRFGITEQDCELGMILIDAENTNMRWQGSDAAEEIARKIPFAEGLIALYRQIPGLKPIGDRAYAGIRDNRYQWFGKRDRTYHSPYPIGCQASETVKD is encoded by the coding sequence ATGAAATATCACGTTATCTATGATGGCAATTGCAATCTTTGTGTCTCCCTTGTCCAACAAATGGAAAAGCTAGATCAAGGAAAACAGTTTGATTATATTCCGATGCAAGATCAAGTCACTTTAAATCGCTTTGGAATTACAGAACAAGATTGTGAGTTAGGCATGATCCTAATTGATGCCGAAAACACAAATATGCGTTGGCAGGGAAGTGACGCAGCCGAGGAAATCGCTCGTAAAATCCCTTTTGCAGAAGGATTAATTGCTTTATATCGACAAATTCCAGGCTTGAAACCGATCGGCGATCGAGCTTATGCTGGGATACGTGATAATCGTTATCAGTGGTTTGGTAAACGCGATCGAACCTATCATTCCCCCTATCCCATCGGCTGTCAGGCTTCGGAAACCGTGAAAGATTGA